Proteins co-encoded in one Listeria ivanovii subsp. ivanovii genomic window:
- a CDS encoding ABC transporter substrate-binding protein produces MKQLLKIFVPVIVVALLMMLLATSMNKSEGYAGSNTLTIYNWGDYIDPSLITKFEKETGMKVIYQTFDSNEAMMTKIEQGGTTFDIAVPSDYAISKMKEENLLIPLDHSKLPNEKYLDPRFMDLSFDDNNKYSMPYFWGTLGIIYNKEMFPDKNFDTWDALFDPDLKNQILLIDGAREVMGLGLNSLGYSLNDTNKAHLMEARDKLETMTPNVKAVVGDEIKLLMADNEAGVAVTFSGEAAEMLSENEDLEYVIPKDGSNLWFDNMVIPKTAKNVNGAHKFINFMLKPENAAINAEYVGYATPNEKAVKLLPKEISSDERFYPNMDELTNLEVYDNLGKRMLSYYNELFLEFKMYRK; encoded by the coding sequence ATGAAGCAATTGCTGAAAATTTTTGTTCCTGTTATTGTCGTTGCGCTTCTGATGATGCTACTTGCAACATCAATGAACAAATCAGAGGGCTATGCGGGCAGTAATACGCTGACGATTTACAATTGGGGCGATTACATTGATCCATCTTTAATTACGAAATTTGAAAAAGAGACAGGTATGAAAGTGATTTACCAGACGTTTGATTCGAATGAAGCGATGATGACGAAAATTGAACAAGGTGGTACAACATTTGATATTGCGGTACCAAGTGATTATGCGATTAGTAAAATGAAAGAAGAAAACTTACTAATTCCGCTTGATCATTCCAAACTACCAAATGAAAAATATTTAGATCCGCGTTTTATGGATTTATCGTTTGATGATAATAACAAATATTCGATGCCGTATTTCTGGGGAACACTTGGAATTATTTATAATAAAGAAATGTTTCCAGATAAGAACTTTGATACTTGGGATGCGTTATTTGATCCGGATTTAAAAAATCAAATTCTTTTGATCGACGGCGCACGCGAGGTGATGGGGCTGGGCTTAAATAGTCTCGGTTATTCACTCAATGATACAAACAAAGCGCACTTAATGGAAGCTCGTGACAAACTTGAAACGATGACACCTAACGTGAAAGCAGTTGTTGGTGACGAAATCAAGTTACTCATGGCTGACAATGAAGCAGGCGTGGCGGTAACATTTTCTGGAGAAGCGGCGGAAATGCTGAGTGAAAATGAAGATTTAGAATATGTTATTCCAAAAGATGGTTCCAACTTGTGGTTTGATAATATGGTAATTCCAAAAACAGCAAAAAATGTTAACGGAGCGCACAAATTTATCAACTTCATGTTAAAACCAGAAAATGCCGCAATTAATGCTGAATACGTCGGCTATGCTACACCAAATGAAAAAGCAGTAAAACTTTTGCCAAAAGAAATTTCTAGCGACGAACGTTTTTATCCAAATATGGATGAACTGACGAATTTAGAAGTATATGATAACTTAGGTAAGCGAATGTTGTCTTATTATAATGAACTTTTTTTAGAGTTTAAGATGTATCGTAAATAA
- a CDS encoding PTS sugar transporter subunit IIC — protein MDKKLSIMDRITDYITFKMTPVLMKIFNRPTLNIIKNSMVNIMPFILFGSVTLLVSLLGTTSMGTEKPILPFLANYTDQIGLMNSLTMGFMTLYFSVSIGLNYAKEYKLNEINAALVSLMSFLMINIDKVTDGTIDVSSFGANALFPTMVTSILALKIFKIFINKNFVIRMPEGVPPAVGQAFSSLIPFVTIGLLYWFLRTMLQFNITEIMRDVMSPIFSGTDNIFVFTFYGFFTKLLWAFGIHADSLFQGIFDPLKLTWIAENSAAKIAGDPLPHIWTTALERTCLWTGPVLGLLTVLIFSRVKHLKTFSFAALPAAFFSIAEPVVFGLPIVMNPMLLIPFILSGTLGAFLTYGACQIAILARPFLELPWATPPVLIGFIASGDWKYILAAIFNIVLGALIYYPFVKAFEREELKRINTSEDVPATE, from the coding sequence ATGGATAAAAAGTTGAGTATAATGGATAGAATTACGGACTATATTACTTTCAAGATGACACCCGTACTAATGAAAATATTTAATCGTCCAACATTAAATATTATTAAAAATAGTATGGTTAACATTATGCCTTTCATACTATTTGGAAGTGTCACGCTACTTGTGTCTTTACTAGGAACAACATCAATGGGAACTGAGAAACCAATACTTCCTTTTTTGGCAAATTATACGGATCAAATTGGATTGATGAACTCTTTGACAATGGGCTTTATGACATTATATTTCTCTGTTTCAATTGGACTTAATTATGCGAAAGAATATAAGCTTAATGAAATAAATGCTGCACTTGTGAGTTTAATGTCATTTTTAATGATAAATATAGATAAAGTAACCGATGGGACTATTGATGTCTCTTCATTTGGAGCAAACGCACTTTTTCCAACAATGGTCACTTCCATTTTAGCTTTAAAGATATTCAAAATATTTATTAATAAAAATTTTGTTATTCGTATGCCAGAAGGTGTTCCGCCAGCGGTTGGGCAAGCGTTTTCTTCTCTGATTCCTTTTGTAACTATCGGACTTCTTTATTGGTTCCTTAGAACGATGCTACAATTTAATATTACAGAAATAATGAGAGATGTTATGAGCCCAATCTTTAGTGGAACGGATAATATTTTCGTATTTACATTTTATGGATTCTTTACAAAATTACTTTGGGCTTTTGGTATTCACGCCGACTCCCTCTTTCAAGGTATTTTTGACCCACTCAAATTAACTTGGATTGCCGAAAATAGTGCAGCAAAAATTGCCGGCGACCCATTACCCCATATTTGGACCACCGCATTAGAAAGAACTTGCTTGTGGACAGGACCAGTATTGGGACTATTAACAGTATTAATTTTTTCAAGGGTTAAGCATTTAAAAACCTTTTCTTTCGCTGCCCTTCCAGCTGCCTTTTTCTCCATTGCGGAACCAGTAGTTTTTGGGTTACCTATTGTAATGAACCCTATGTTACTTATTCCATTTATTCTTAGTGGAACATTGGGAGCTTTTCTAACTTATGGTGCTTGCCAAATTGCTATACTTGCAAGACCCTTTTTAGAATTACCATGGGCAACACCCCCTGTTCTTATAGGCTTTATTGCATCTGGTGACTGGAAATATATTCTGGCAGCAATTTTCAACATTGTTTTAGGAGCCTTGATTTATTACCCCTTTGTGAAAGCATTTGAACGGGAAGAGTTAAAAAGAATCAATACAAGTGAAGATGTTCCTGCTACAGAATAA
- a CDS encoding MurR/RpiR family transcriptional regulator, translated as MHQAINSDSTHIAVVISHSGENPETLKISYNLNKSQTPIVAITKDKATMLAKIADYAIYTGINEAKLLKGKMETFSSSIATQYILDCIYSFIYLKDFESNLENTKRNEIDLRKRFFE; from the coding sequence ATACATCAAGCAATTAATTCTGATTCCACACATATAGCTGTAGTTATTTCGCACTCAGGTGAAAATCCAGAAACGCTAAAAATTTCATATAATTTAAATAAAAGTCAAACGCCAATTGTCGCTATTACAAAAGATAAAGCTACAATGTTAGCTAAAATAGCTGATTATGCAATCTATACAGGAATAAATGAGGCAAAACTATTGAAAGGAAAAATGGAAACTTTTAGTTCTAGTATTGCTACACAATATATTTTGGATTGTATATATAGTTTTATTTATCTAAAAGATTTTGAATCTAATCTTGAAAATACCAAACGTAACGAAATTGATTTGCGTAAACGATTTTTTGAGTAA
- a CDS encoding MurR/RpiR family transcriptional regulator, whose protein sequence is MILTKLADISLFSERETEVAHFILKNGNTACNMSIKELAKVTYSSPSTIMRLCKKVKTSGYSEFKIKLSRELAENEKISPTSNYNFPLTQEDSYENIIDNMYYIFKNSIREVKAEFNMEELHSIIDKMNQSSIIDIYGQGSSQAAAYEFKSKLIRLGKNVHL, encoded by the coding sequence ATGATTCTTACTAAGTTAGCAGATATTTCTCTTTTTTCTGAAAGAGAAACCGAAGTCGCTCATTTTATTTTAAAAAATGGTAATACTGCATGTAATATGAGCATTAAAGAATTAGCAAAAGTTACTTACAGCTCACCTTCAACTATTATGCGGTTATGTAAAAAAGTAAAAACAAGTGGATATTCCGAGTTCAAAATTAAGTTAAGTAGAGAGTTAGCTGAAAACGAAAAAATATCTCCTACTAGTAATTATAATTTTCCGCTCACACAAGAAGATTCTTATGAGAATATTATTGATAACATGTATTATATTTTTAAAAATTCTATTCGCGAGGTGAAAGCTGAATTCAATATGGAAGAACTTCATAGTATAATTGATAAAATGAACCAGTCCAGTATCATTGATATCTATGGACAAGGTTCTTCCCAGGCAGCAGCTTACGAATTCAAAAGTAAGTTAATACGGTTGGGTAAAAATGTTCACTTGTAA
- a CDS encoding carbonic anhydrase, translated as MTVEKVKWGYDEKTGPDMWGHICSDFEIADTGKAQSPVNIEQSDVEQIKPSTMKFYYKETDYTIKRVEQSVHVFPHDKEQGLRYNGEYFPLVSFHAHIPAEHLLDGYIYPIEWHFVHEKADGTTLVMSAWMEIDNTTNVELKDLPKHFPEVFADFETERDITLDVNEFMPEERVFYTYQGSRTTPPTVEGVTWIVLKNAKSLKQADFTELDKAIGNTSRRVQPLNGREITFYN; from the coding sequence ATGACAGTGGAAAAAGTGAAGTGGGGCTATGATGAGAAGACGGGGCCGGATATGTGGGGGCATATTTGTTCTGACTTTGAAATAGCAGATACTGGTAAGGCACAATCGCCGGTCAATATTGAGCAATCTGATGTAGAGCAAATCAAACCGTCAACGATGAAATTTTACTATAAAGAGACCGATTATACGATTAAACGAGTGGAACAATCCGTGCATGTATTTCCGCATGATAAAGAGCAAGGGCTACGCTATAATGGTGAATATTTTCCACTTGTTTCATTTCATGCCCATATCCCGGCAGAGCATCTTTTAGACGGGTATATTTATCCAATCGAATGGCATTTTGTACATGAAAAAGCAGATGGCACAACGCTTGTAATGAGTGCTTGGATGGAAATCGATAATACGACCAATGTGGAATTAAAAGATTTACCAAAGCATTTTCCAGAAGTTTTTGCCGATTTTGAAACAGAACGAGATATTACTTTAGATGTCAATGAATTCATGCCAGAAGAGCGTGTTTTTTATACATACCAAGGCTCGCGGACAACGCCACCAACTGTGGAAGGCGTCACTTGGATTGTGTTGAAAAATGCAAAATCACTTAAACAAGCTGATTTTACAGAATTAGATAAAGCAATTGGGAACACAAGTCGGCGCGTGCAACCTTTAAATGGCCGAGAAATTACTTTTTACAACTAA
- a CDS encoding HD domain-containing protein, whose translation MYEQARKLMIKAHNGQKRKITGEPYFSHPLNVARILRRAGFPEEVVIAGLLHDAVEDTEVTDQDIREMFGDIIADLVASHTENKSLSWEERKAHTIEQVRTGTLEEKALIVADKLDNLSSVRYALSSEGKAVWSYFNRGYDQQKWYNEGIKNNMEYGLNPSEIPAFFEEYARLVKWIFKE comes from the coding sequence ATGTATGAACAAGCGCGCAAGCTGATGATAAAAGCACATAATGGTCAAAAGCGTAAAATTACCGGTGAGCCTTATTTTTCGCACCCATTAAATGTGGCGCGGATTTTGCGTCGTGCTGGTTTTCCTGAAGAAGTCGTTATTGCTGGATTACTTCATGATGCGGTAGAGGACACCGAGGTGACAGACCAAGATATTCGGGAAATGTTCGGGGATATCATTGCTGATTTGGTGGCCTCCCATACGGAAAATAAATCTTTATCATGGGAAGAACGAAAAGCGCATACAATTGAACAAGTTCGTACGGGTACTTTGGAAGAAAAAGCACTTATCGTTGCAGATAAATTAGATAATTTAAGTTCCGTTCGCTATGCCTTGAGTTCTGAAGGGAAAGCAGTTTGGAGCTACTTTAATCGTGGCTATGATCAGCAAAAATGGTATAATGAAGGCATCAAAAATAATATGGAATACGGGTTAAATCCGTCTGAAATCCCTGCTTTTTTCGAGGAGTACGCACGTTTAGTGAAGTGGATTTTTAAGGAATAA
- a CDS encoding ROK family protein, translated as MVYGAIEAGGTKFVVAIGKESGEIIKRESYPTTEPAETMKAVIQFFKQYQDELKAIGIGSFGPIDIRKSSPTYGYITQTPKLAWRNYDIVGAMKREFNVPIGFTTDVNAAALGEVSLGAAEGLSSCIYLTIGTGIGGGAVVSGKILEGFSHPEMGHIMVRRHKLDRFTGSCPSHSDCLEGLAAGGAIEKRWGKKAVELADDEEVWNLEAHYIAQALMNYTLILSPERIILGGGVMKQRQLFPLIRQKLKALVNNYVQLPDLERYIVPPKLEDDAGITGCVLLAVDAEKNK; from the coding sequence ATGGTTTATGGAGCAATTGAAGCAGGTGGAACAAAATTTGTTGTCGCAATTGGAAAAGAATCTGGGGAAATCATTAAACGTGAAAGTTACCCAACAACAGAACCAGCAGAAACAATGAAAGCCGTTATTCAATTTTTCAAACAGTATCAAGATGAATTAAAAGCGATTGGGATTGGCTCGTTTGGTCCAATTGATATTCGAAAATCTAGTCCTACATACGGCTATATCACGCAAACACCAAAACTTGCGTGGCGCAATTACGATATCGTCGGTGCTATGAAAAGAGAATTTAATGTCCCAATTGGTTTTACAACAGATGTGAATGCCGCCGCGCTTGGAGAAGTGAGTCTTGGCGCCGCTGAAGGCTTATCGAGTTGTATTTACTTAACTATCGGAACGGGAATCGGTGGAGGTGCCGTTGTTTCTGGCAAAATTTTGGAAGGATTTTCTCATCCGGAAATGGGACATATTATGGTGCGCCGTCATAAACTAGATCGATTTACTGGCAGTTGCCCAAGCCATAGTGATTGTTTAGAAGGACTCGCAGCTGGTGGAGCAATTGAAAAGCGCTGGGGTAAAAAAGCAGTCGAGCTCGCAGATGATGAAGAAGTTTGGAATTTAGAAGCTCATTATATTGCGCAAGCTTTAATGAATTACACACTGATTTTATCACCAGAAAGAATCATTTTAGGTGGAGGCGTTATGAAGCAACGGCAACTTTTCCCATTAATTCGTCAAAAATTAAAAGCATTAGTCAATAATTATGTACAGTTACCGGATTTAGAAAGGTACATAGTTCCTCCAAAATTAGAAGATGATGCTGGTATAACTGGTTGTGTTTTACTTGCAGTGGATGCTGAAAAAAATAAATAA
- a CDS encoding response regulator transcription factor, whose translation MKQILIVDDDKHIRKLVGHYLRREGFHVLEASDGEDAEQIVSSKQVHLAVIDVMMPKMDGFELCQKMRTSYPEIPIIMLTAKDALIDKSRGFEVGTDDYLTKPFEPEELVFRIRALLRRSNQASEVKIHIGNITIDQKSYGIKFGQREQMIPVKEFELLYQLASYPSRIFTREELIERIWQRDYDGSDRTVDVHIKRLRDHFDEGKDGIRIVTVRGVGYKLEETI comes from the coding sequence ATGAAACAAATTCTAATAGTAGATGATGACAAACATATTCGTAAGCTTGTGGGGCATTATCTTCGTCGCGAAGGTTTTCACGTGCTTGAGGCGAGCGACGGGGAGGACGCAGAGCAGATTGTCAGTAGCAAGCAAGTTCATTTAGCGGTCATTGATGTCATGATGCCGAAAATGGATGGGTTTGAGCTGTGTCAAAAAATGCGTACGAGTTATCCAGAAATCCCAATTATTATGTTGACAGCAAAAGATGCGCTCATTGATAAATCACGTGGCTTTGAAGTCGGAACAGATGATTATCTCACCAAGCCATTTGAACCGGAAGAGCTTGTTTTTCGAATTCGGGCGTTGCTTCGTCGTTCCAATCAAGCGAGCGAAGTGAAAATCCATATTGGGAATATCACGATTGATCAAAAGAGCTATGGAATAAAATTTGGTCAACGGGAACAAATGATTCCTGTGAAAGAATTTGAGTTACTTTATCAGCTAGCTAGTTATCCTAGCCGTATTTTTACCCGAGAAGAGCTGATCGAACGCATCTGGCAGCGAGATTATGATGGTAGTGACCGGACAGTGGATGTACATATTAAGCGATTACGTGATCACTTTGATGAGGGAAAAGATGGGATTCGAATTGTTACGGTTCGCGGAGTTGGCTATAAGTTGGAGGAGACAATATGA
- a CDS encoding sensor histidine kinase, producing the protein MKSLYGRIVITMLVVILTSSLLGFFLANIYYQIKLKPFNDEKTTQIAQEVQQFYQSNEGVSLDDYLKNVGELGYEVYLTDGARDSRYFGGEFRKKDLPEKTVQQVLAGETYHGIDNFNTGLFITGFFDNDLHNTIGVPVETNGKTEALFIRQDPEQQFGELRIFFAMILIFTSIISILFVLISGRYIVNPIVKLTNATKQIRKGNYDVSLEVRRKDEIGQLADSFAKMTGELEKSEVARQEFVANVSHELQSPLTSMQGFAALLASDTLSEKERAEYLAVLSEETTRLSSLTKQLLTLATLDQEVGLRKKDQVDIESQWRQLLQMTEWSWRAKELTIQLELAKVEYTGDAELLYQVWSNLLTNAIKFTPVGGTIAISLYEKNSTVFVEVEDSGIGISQADINQIFHRFYKANQSRTREEGSSGLGLSICQKIIHLHHGGIEVKSSPEKGTKFTINLPEF; encoded by the coding sequence ATGAAATCGCTCTATGGTCGAATAGTTATTACGATGCTCGTGGTTATTCTTACTAGTAGTTTACTTGGATTTTTCTTAGCTAATATTTATTATCAAATAAAACTAAAGCCATTCAATGATGAAAAAACTACCCAAATAGCGCAAGAAGTACAACAATTTTATCAATCAAATGAAGGAGTTTCATTAGACGATTATTTAAAAAATGTTGGAGAACTTGGTTATGAAGTATATCTCACAGATGGTGCTCGTGATTCCCGTTATTTTGGTGGTGAATTCCGGAAAAAAGATTTACCAGAAAAGACTGTTCAACAAGTTTTAGCGGGAGAGACCTATCATGGTATTGATAACTTTAATACAGGGTTATTCATTACTGGCTTTTTTGACAATGATCTTCATAATACGATTGGAGTTCCAGTGGAAACAAATGGCAAAACGGAAGCACTATTTATTCGCCAAGATCCGGAACAACAATTTGGGGAGCTACGAATCTTTTTTGCGATGATTCTTATTTTCACTTCGATTATTAGTATTTTATTTGTTTTAATTAGCGGGCGTTACATTGTTAATCCCATTGTAAAACTAACGAATGCAACGAAGCAAATTCGCAAAGGAAACTACGATGTGTCGCTTGAAGTAAGGCGCAAAGATGAGATTGGACAACTCGCGGATTCCTTTGCAAAAATGACTGGAGAATTAGAAAAATCAGAGGTGGCTCGTCAGGAATTTGTCGCAAATGTCTCGCATGAATTACAGTCACCACTAACATCAATGCAAGGATTTGCGGCTTTACTTGCCTCAGATACTTTATCAGAAAAAGAACGAGCGGAATATTTAGCTGTTTTATCAGAAGAAACGACACGTCTTTCATCTTTGACAAAGCAGTTACTTACGCTTGCCACATTAGACCAAGAAGTAGGGCTCCGAAAAAAAGATCAAGTGGACATAGAATCCCAGTGGCGCCAATTGTTACAGATGACGGAATGGAGCTGGCGTGCAAAAGAACTAACCATCCAATTAGAGTTGGCTAAAGTAGAATACACCGGGGATGCTGAGTTGCTTTATCAAGTCTGGTCCAATCTATTAACAAACGCAATTAAGTTTACACCAGTTGGCGGGACTATTGCTATTTCTCTCTATGAGAAAAATAGCACTGTGTTCGTGGAAGTTGAGGATAGTGGTATCGGAATTAGCCAAGCCGATATAAATCAAATATTCCATCGCTTCTATAAAGCAAATCAAAGTCGCACGAGAGAAGAAGGTTCTAGTGGTTTAGGGTTATCCATTTGTCAAAAAATCATTCACTTGCACCACGGAGGAATTGAAGTAAAAAGTAGTCCCGAAAAAGGAACGAAATTCACGATTAACCTACCTGAATTTTAA
- a CDS encoding ABC transporter permease codes for MFLALRELKHAKLRYILIVLIMVLIAWLVLFVTGLASGLANDNGAAISSNKATYYVLQKDSDNRLTRSNLTTSETQDVAKQVDNSKSTNLGVQMGTITKPKQDKKTDITYFGIDKTSFLQPEITEGTKPQTKKEIIADISLKEADYQLGSKLKDSATGEQFTITAFTKNNTFSHSPVIFVGWDAWELIHQTNQAAQGEYNAVALDVSQNKAESLSLGSLELSSSKEVLQGIPGYSEEQGSLLMMIAFLFVIAAFVLAAFFYVITIQKINQFGILKAVGARTAYLGRSIISQVVFLSVVSLLIGNGLTFGLAAILPASMPFTLSPLLAIGCSVLFLVVAVAGSLLSLYRVAKVDPLEAIGRAN; via the coding sequence ATGTTTTTGGCATTAAGGGAATTAAAACACGCAAAACTACGCTATATTTTGATTGTGTTAATTATGGTATTAATTGCTTGGCTTGTTTTGTTTGTAACGGGCTTAGCGAGTGGACTAGCAAATGATAATGGGGCAGCAATTTCTTCCAACAAAGCGACATATTACGTGTTGCAGAAGGATTCAGATAATCGCTTAACAAGATCCAATTTAACAACATCTGAAACACAAGATGTAGCAAAACAAGTAGATAATTCGAAAAGTACTAATTTAGGCGTACAAATGGGAACAATTACGAAACCAAAGCAAGATAAAAAAACCGATATTACTTATTTTGGAATAGATAAAACAAGCTTCTTACAACCGGAAATAACAGAAGGAACCAAACCACAAACAAAAAAAGAAATAATAGCGGATATTTCTTTAAAAGAAGCAGATTATCAATTGGGAAGTAAATTAAAAGATAGTGCAACTGGTGAACAGTTTACAATTACTGCTTTCACAAAAAATAATACTTTTAGTCATTCTCCCGTTATTTTTGTAGGATGGGATGCCTGGGAACTTATTCACCAAACAAACCAAGCGGCACAGGGCGAGTACAATGCCGTAGCACTCGATGTTTCGCAAAATAAAGCAGAAAGCCTATCATTAGGTTCACTGGAATTATCATCTAGTAAAGAAGTTCTCCAAGGTATTCCCGGCTATTCAGAAGAACAAGGTTCGCTATTAATGATGATTGCCTTTTTATTCGTCATTGCTGCATTTGTTCTCGCAGCTTTCTTTTACGTCATTACAATTCAAAAAATCAACCAATTTGGTATTTTAAAAGCAGTTGGGGCAAGAACGGCGTATTTAGGACGAAGCATTATCAGTCAAGTTGTCTTTCTATCTGTTGTCAGCTTATTAATTGGTAATGGTTTAACATTTGGACTTGCAGCAATTTTACCAGCAAGTATGCCATTTACGCTTAGTCCGCTACTTGCAATTGGCTGCTCTGTTTTATTCCTTGTTGTCGCAGTAGCAGGCTCGC